From Actinopolyspora lacussalsi, a single genomic window includes:
- a CDS encoding hypothetical protein (product_source=Hypo-rule applied; cath_funfam=3.10.590.10; superfamily=88697), protein MANYLLVIGDRRALDWVLRQQRMAFPDFDRAEVRALAPGDRLYLYTTRGCFGNPTRDRGRVVTTGEVRSTVAELDEPVEIGGRSYPVGCELRIAELPLWPGGVELSPIVGELELFDGMAKSWSIRLRRPLVGLSERDAGLLDSYLTEHHRYPLDEVIDSYRPRRRESRG, encoded by the coding sequence ATGGCGAACTATCTGCTCGTCATCGGCGACCGGCGAGCGCTCGACTGGGTGCTGCGGCAACAGCGGATGGCGTTTCCGGACTTCGACCGCGCCGAAGTGCGCGCACTCGCCCCGGGCGACCGGCTTTACCTGTACACCACGCGCGGCTGCTTCGGAAACCCCACGCGGGACCGGGGCAGGGTGGTCACCACCGGCGAGGTTCGCTCCACCGTGGCCGAACTGGACGAACCGGTCGAGATCGGGGGTCGCAGCTACCCGGTGGGCTGCGAGCTGCGTATCGCCGAACTCCCGCTCTGGCCCGGTGGCGTGGAGCTTTCCCCGATCGTGGGTGAGCTGGAGCTGTTCGACGGGATGGCGAAAAGCTGGAGCATCCGACTACGCCGACCGCTGGTCGGGCTCTCCGAACGGGACGCGGGACTGCTCGACAGCTACCTGACCGAGCACCACCGGTATCCGCTGGACGAGGTGATCGACAGCTACCGTCCACGGCGACGCGAGTCCCGGGGCTGA